The proteins below are encoded in one region of Bosea sp. BIWAKO-01:
- a CDS encoding ester cyclase, which translates to MSKEDDNKAVVGRWFTEFWGKDVNLAVIDQIAAPDMLLKYSLHEPRRGRADIKAFMTDFRAAFPDLNFWGTADLIAEGDYVVGQWEGGGTHTGPAFSDFLLGGLPAATGRTMRFTGTTVLKVIDGRIVEEVGLDDGLTAMMQLGLIKTA; encoded by the coding sequence ATGAGCAAAGAAGATGACAACAAGGCCGTCGTCGGCCGCTGGTTCACCGAATTCTGGGGCAAAGACGTCAATCTCGCGGTTATCGATCAGATCGCTGCGCCCGATATGCTTCTGAAGTATTCGCTGCACGAACCCCGCCGCGGCCGCGCCGACATCAAGGCGTTCATGACCGACTTCCGGGCCGCGTTTCCGGACCTCAACTTCTGGGGCACTGCGGACCTGATCGCGGAAGGCGATTATGTCGTCGGCCAGTGGGAAGGGGGCGGCACGCACACCGGCCCTGCATTCAGCGATTTCCTGCTCGGCGGGCTGCCCGCCGCTACCGGCCGCACGATGCGCTTCACCGGCACCACGGTGCTGAAGGTCATCGACGGCAGGATCGTCGAGGAGGTCGGCCTGGACGATGGTCTCACCGCGATGATGCAGCTCGGCCTCATCAAGACGGCCTGA
- the ada gene encoding bifunctional DNA-binding transcriptional regulator/O6-methylguanine-DNA methyltransferase Ada gives MTTMTLLAKLTPRHRALPRSVTDDPRWARIVARDKTADGQLWYSVSTTGVYCRPSCPSRTANPNNVTLHDTLENARATGFRPCKRCNPDGLSPEAENATLVAKACRIIEDSEEEPSLEALSEAVGRSPGYFHRIFKATTGLTPKDYAAADRSRKVREGLCAGHSVTEAIYDAGFNSSGRFYEKSTGMLGMTPSQFRAGGANEEIRFAIGQTSLGALLVASSKMGVASILLGDDPDELLRDLQDRFPKARLIGADRAYEALIARVVGFVENPGLGLDLPLDVRGTAFQRRVWRALQEIPVGARVSYSEIARRIGSPSSVRAVAGACAANTLAVAIPCHRVVRNDGALSGYAWGIERKRTLLDREAARTA, from the coding sequence ATGACGACAATGACCCTATTAGCAAAGCTCACGCCCAGGCATCGCGCCCTGCCCCGCTCGGTCACCGACGATCCGCGTTGGGCGCGCATCGTCGCCCGCGACAAGACCGCGGACGGGCAGCTCTGGTACAGCGTCTCGACGACAGGGGTGTATTGCCGCCCGTCTTGCCCATCGCGGACGGCCAACCCGAATAACGTCACGCTTCACGACACGCTGGAGAACGCGCGGGCGACGGGTTTTCGCCCCTGCAAGCGCTGCAACCCCGATGGTCTTTCACCAGAAGCCGAAAACGCGACCCTGGTCGCCAAGGCTTGCCGGATCATCGAGGACAGCGAGGAGGAACCTTCGCTGGAGGCTCTTTCCGAAGCGGTCGGGCGCAGTCCCGGTTATTTCCACCGTATCTTCAAGGCGACGACCGGTCTCACTCCGAAGGATTATGCTGCGGCTGATCGCTCCAGGAAAGTGCGCGAGGGGCTCTGCGCCGGCCATAGCGTGACCGAGGCGATCTATGACGCGGGCTTCAATTCAAGCGGCCGCTTCTACGAGAAGTCGACCGGGATGCTCGGCATGACCCCGTCACAGTTTCGCGCCGGCGGAGCCAATGAGGAGATCAGGTTCGCCATCGGGCAGACATCGCTTGGGGCGCTTCTGGTCGCGTCGAGCAAGATGGGCGTCGCCTCGATCCTGCTCGGCGACGATCCCGATGAACTCCTCCGGGATCTCCAGGACAGGTTCCCCAAAGCCAGACTGATCGGTGCGGATCGCGCGTACGAGGCCTTGATCGCTCGCGTGGTCGGGTTCGTCGAGAATCCCGGCCTCGGCCTCGATCTTCCGCTCGATGTCCGCGGCACCGCCTTCCAGCGTCGCGTCTGGAGGGCCCTGCAGGAGATTCCGGTGGGAGCAAGGGTGTCCTATTCTGAGATCGCTCGCCGTATCGGATCGCCGAGTTCGGTGCGCGCCGTGGCTGGCGCATGCGCAGCCAACACCCTGGCCGTCGCGATCCCCTGCCATCGTGTCGTTCGCAATGACGGCGCGCTCTCAGGCTATGCCTGGGGCATCGAGCGCAAGCGAACCCTTCTCGATCGCGAAGCTGCCCGGACGGCGTAA
- a CDS encoding DNA-3-methyladenine glycosylase produces MNLFARYDDSVAFLTRLDEDWAKLIALVGPCRHDPKAAREPYEALVRAIAYQQLTAKAGDAIIGRLKALFDGQAFPRPEDLMSAEFAALRACGFSASKIATIKAIAEGATTGVIPARERAVAMDDEDLIAGMIAIKGVGRWTVEMLLMYSLERMDILPADDFGIREGYRALKSLDEQPKPRALREISKAWGPHRTVASWYLWRMPRARGNTLK; encoded by the coding sequence ATGAATCTCTTTGCTCGCTACGATGACTCGGTCGCCTTTCTGACGAGGCTCGACGAGGACTGGGCCAAACTGATCGCCCTCGTGGGCCCATGCCGGCACGATCCCAAGGCAGCCCGCGAGCCCTATGAAGCGCTGGTGCGTGCCATCGCCTATCAGCAGCTGACGGCCAAAGCCGGGGACGCGATCATCGGCCGCCTCAAGGCGCTTTTCGATGGCCAGGCTTTTCCGCGTCCTGAAGATCTCATGTCGGCGGAATTCGCTGCATTGCGAGCCTGTGGCTTCTCCGCCAGCAAGATCGCAACCATCAAGGCCATTGCGGAAGGCGCGACGACGGGTGTGATCCCAGCGCGCGAGCGCGCCGTTGCGATGGATGATGAGGATCTCATTGCCGGGATGATTGCCATCAAGGGCGTCGGCCGTTGGACGGTCGAAATGCTGCTGATGTACTCGCTGGAGCGGATGGACATTCTGCCGGCCGATGATTTCGGGATTCGCGAAGGCTACCGCGCGCTGAAATCGCTCGACGAGCAACCCAAACCCAGGGCGTTGCGCGAGATCTCGAAGGCCTGGGGCCCCCATCGCACGGTCGCCTCCTGGTATCTGTGGCGAATGCCCCGCGCGCGAGGAAACACGCTGAAATAG
- the alkB gene encoding DNA oxidative demethylase AlkB has protein sequence MLDLFEMLGTPEPSTEIMADGAVLLRGAALPFEADLLSALTEITEQAPFRHMVTPGGFVMSVAMTNCGTAGWVTDRTGYRYDRNDPRSGRPWPVMPDCFFALAVTTAARAGYPDFRPDACLINRYEPGARLSLHQDRNERDFANPIVSVSLGLPATFQFGGLERTDPVRRYALRHGDVAVWGGPSRLFYHGVPELRDGVHGTVGRMRLNLTFRGAL, from the coding sequence ATGCTCGATCTGTTTGAAATGCTCGGGACGCCGGAGCCATCGACCGAAATCATGGCCGATGGCGCGGTATTGTTGCGTGGAGCAGCGCTGCCCTTCGAGGCGGACTTGCTCAGCGCCCTTACCGAGATCACCGAACAGGCCCCCTTCCGGCACATGGTCACGCCGGGGGGCTTCGTCATGTCCGTGGCCATGACAAATTGCGGGACGGCCGGATGGGTCACGGATCGGACCGGCTATCGCTATGATCGGAATGACCCCAGGAGTGGGCGCCCGTGGCCAGTCATGCCGGATTGCTTCTTCGCGCTCGCGGTCACGACCGCCGCTCGCGCCGGCTATCCTGATTTCCGGCCTGATGCCTGCCTGATCAATCGCTACGAACCAGGCGCCCGGCTTTCACTGCATCAGGACAGGAACGAGCGAGATTTCGCCAACCCGATCGTTTCGGTCTCGCTCGGCTTGCCCGCGACATTCCAGTTCGGTGGCCTGGAGCGGACCGACCCGGTGAGGAGATATGCGCTTCGGCACGGCGATGTCGCCGTCTGGGGCGGACCATCGCGCCTGTTCTATCACGGCGTCCCCGAACTCAGGGATGGCGTCCACGGAACCGTCGGGCGCATGCGTCTCAATCTGACCTTTCGCGGCGCGCTGTAG
- a CDS encoding MGMT family protein yields the protein MPCHRVVRSNGDLAGYRWGLERKRALIQKEAMA from the coding sequence ATTCCCTGTCACCGCGTCGTCCGGAGCAATGGCGATCTGGCAGGCTATCGCTGGGGTCTCGAGCGCAAGCGCGCTCTCATCCAGAAGGAGGCCATGGCATGA